A genomic region of Ochotona princeps isolate mOchPri1 chromosome 17, mOchPri1.hap1, whole genome shotgun sequence contains the following coding sequences:
- the WSB1 gene encoding WD repeat and SOCS box-containing protein 1 isoform X1, translated as MASFSPRVNEKKIVRSRTIGELLAPAAPFDKKCGGENWTVAFAPDGSYFAWSQGHRTVKLVPWSQCLKNFLLHGTKNVTNPSSVRLSRQNSDGGQKNKPREHIIDCGDIVWSLAFGSSVPEKQSRCVNIEWHRFRFGQDQLLLATGLSNGRIKIWDVYTGKLLLNLVDHTEVVRDLTFAPDGSLILVSASRDKTLRVWDLKDDGNMMKVLRGHQNWVYNCAFSPDSSMLCSVGASKAVFLWNMDTYTMIRKLEGHYHDVVACDFSPDGALLATASYDTRVYIWDPYIGEILMEFGHLFPPPTPIFAGGANDRWVRSVSFSHDGLHIASLADDKMVRFWRIDEDHPVQVAPLNNGLCCAFSTDGSVLAAGTQDGSVYFWATPRQVPSLQHLCRMSVRRVMSTHEVQELPIPLKVLEFLSYQS; from the exons ATGGCCAGCTTTTCCCCGAGGGTCAACGAGAAAAAGATCG TGAGATCACGTACTATAGGCGAACTTTTAGCTCCAGCAGCTCCTTTTGACAAGAAATGTGGTGGTGAGAATTGGACTGTTGCTTTTGCTCCAGATGGTTCGTACTTTGCTTGGTCACAAGGACATCGTACAGTAAAGCTTGTTCCTTGGTCCCAGTGCCTGAAGAACTt TCTCCTGCATGGCACCAAGAATGTTACCAATCCAAGCAGTGTAAGATTGTCAAGACAAAATAGTGATGGTGGTCAGAAAAACAAGCCTCGTGAGCATATTATAGACTGTGGAGATATAGTCTGGAGTCTTGCTTTTGGGTCTTCAGTTCCAGAAAAACAGAGTCGCTGTGTAAACATAGAATGGCATCGGTTCAGATTTGGGCAAGATCAGCTACTCCTTGCTACAGGGTTAAGCAATGGACGTATCAAGATATGGGATGTATATACAG GAAAACTCCTCCTTAACTTGGTTGATCATACTGAAGTGGTCAGAGATTTAACTTTTGCTCCAGATGGGAGCTTAATCTTAGTGTCAGCTTCGAGAGACAAAACTCTCAGAGTGTGGGACCTGAAAGATGATG GAAACATGATGAAAGTGTTGAGGGGACATCAGAACTGGGTGTACAACTGTGCATTTTCTCCTGACTCTTCTATGCTGTGTTCAGTGGGAGCCAGTAAAGCA GTTTTTCTTTGGAATATGGATACATATACCATGATACGGAAACTAGAAGGACATTACCATGATGTTGTAGCTTGTGATTTTTCTCCTGATGGAGCATTGCTGGCTACGGCATCTTATGATACTCGAGTGTATATCTGGGATCCTTATATTGGAGAAATTCTGATGGAATTTGG GCACCTGTTTCCCCCTCCCACTCCAATATTTGCTGGAGGAGCAAATGACCGATGGGTGCGATCTGTGTCTTTTAGTCATGACGGACTGCATATTGCAAGCCTTGCTGATGACAA AATGGTGAGGTTCTGGCGAATTGATGAAGATCATCCAGTTCAAGTTGCCCCTTTGAACAATGGTCTTTGTTGTGCCTTTTCTACTGATGGCAGTGTTTTAGCTGCTGG gACACAGGATGGAAGTGTGTATTTCTGGGCCACTCCCAGGCAGGTCCCTAGCCTTCAACATTTGTGTCGCATGTCAGTCCGAAGAGTGATGTCCACTCATGAAGTCCAGGAGCTGCCCATTCCTCTCAAAGTTCTGGAGTTTCTCTCCTATCAGAGTTAG
- the WSB1 gene encoding WD repeat and SOCS box-containing protein 1 isoform X2, with translation MDTYTMIRKLEGHYHDVVACDFSPDGALLATASYDTRVYIWDPYIGEILMEFGHLFPPPTPIFAGGANDRWVRSVSFSHDGLHIASLADDKMVRFWRIDEDHPVQVAPLNNGLCCAFSTDGSVLAAGTQDGSVYFWATPRQVPSLQHLCRMSVRRVMSTHEVQELPIPLKVLEFLSYQS, from the exons ATGGATACATATACCATGATACGGAAACTAGAAGGACATTACCATGATGTTGTAGCTTGTGATTTTTCTCCTGATGGAGCATTGCTGGCTACGGCATCTTATGATACTCGAGTGTATATCTGGGATCCTTATATTGGAGAAATTCTGATGGAATTTGG GCACCTGTTTCCCCCTCCCACTCCAATATTTGCTGGAGGAGCAAATGACCGATGGGTGCGATCTGTGTCTTTTAGTCATGACGGACTGCATATTGCAAGCCTTGCTGATGACAA AATGGTGAGGTTCTGGCGAATTGATGAAGATCATCCAGTTCAAGTTGCCCCTTTGAACAATGGTCTTTGTTGTGCCTTTTCTACTGATGGCAGTGTTTTAGCTGCTGG gACACAGGATGGAAGTGTGTATTTCTGGGCCACTCCCAGGCAGGTCCCTAGCCTTCAACATTTGTGTCGCATGTCAGTCCGAAGAGTGATGTCCACTCATGAAGTCCAGGAGCTGCCCATTCCTCTCAAAGTTCTGGAGTTTCTCTCCTATCAGAGTTAG